The proteins below come from a single Cetobacterium somerae ATCC BAA-474 genomic window:
- the rpmB gene encoding 50S ribosomal protein L28 has translation MQRCEITGKGMTFGNQISHSHRVTGRVWKPNLQTTKVVINGVTVKVKVCTKTLKTLKSANEVEVMQILKANANTLSARLRKILSK, from the coding sequence ATGCAAAGATGTGAAATTACTGGAAAAGGAATGACTTTCGGAAATCAAATTTCTCACTCTCACAGAGTAACAGGAAGAGTTTGGAAGCCTAACTTACAAACAACTAAAGTTGTTATCAACGGTGTTACTGTTAAAGTTAAAGTTTGTACTAAAACTTTAAAGACTTTAAAGAGTGCTAACGAGGTTGAAGTTATGCAAATCCTTAAAGCAAATGCTAATACTCTAAGTGCTAGACTTAGAAAAATATTAAGCAAATAA
- the rpsR gene encoding 30S ribosomal protein S18, whose product MAEFRRRRAKLRVKAEEIDYKNVDLLKRFVSDKGRINPSRVTGANAKLQRKIAKAVKRARNIALIPYTRVEK is encoded by the coding sequence ATGGCAGAATTCAGAAGAAGAAGAGCAAAATTAAGAGTTAAAGCTGAAGAAATCGATTACAAAAATGTTGATTTACTAAAGAGATTCGTTTCTGATAAAGGAAGAATCAATCCTTCTAGAGTAACTGGAGCTAACGCTAAGTTACAAAGAAAGATAGCTAAAGCTGTTAAGAGAGCTAGAAACATCGCTCTTATTCCATATACAAGAGTAGAGAAGTAA
- the rpsF gene encoding 30S ribosomal protein S6, with protein MKKYELMFIINPTILEEGRETVIAKVNNILTTAGATVLKSEKWGERKLAYPIDKKKTGFYVLTTLEMDGTKLTEVESKLNITEEVMRYIVIKND; from the coding sequence ATGAAAAAGTATGAATTAATGTTCATCATCAACCCAACTATATTAGAAGAGGGAAGAGAAACTGTAATAGCTAAAGTTAACAACATATTAACTACAGCTGGAGCAACTGTTCTTAAATCTGAGAAGTGGGGAGAGAGAAAGCTTGCTTATCCAATCGATAAGAAGAAAACAGGATTCTACGTACTAACTACTTTAGAGATGGACGGTACTAAGTTAACTGAGGTTGAGTCAAAGCTTAACATAACTGAAGAAGTTATGAGATACATCGTAATTAAGAACGACTAA